From a single Chlorocebus sabaeus isolate Y175 chromosome X, mChlSab1.0.hap1, whole genome shotgun sequence genomic region:
- the MAGEE1 gene encoding melanoma-associated antigen E1: MSLVSQNSRRRRRRVAKATAHNSSWDEMQAPNAPGFPADMPGSDVPRGPSDSQILQGLCASEDPSTSVLPTSAEGPSTFVPPTISEASSASGQPTVSEGPGTSLLATPSEGLSTSGPPTISKGLCTSVTLAVSEGRNTSRPPTSSEEPSTSVPATPGEGTSTSVPPTASEGPSTSVVPTPDEGPSTSVQSTAGEGPSTSVPLTATEGLSTSVPDTPDEGLSTSVPPTATEGLSTPVPPTPDEGPSTSMPATPGEGRSTSMLPAASDGQSISLVPTPGKGSSTSGPPTATEGLSTSVQPTAGEGPSTSVPPTPCGGLSTSVPPTPGEGLSTSVPPTATEGLSTSVPPTPGEGPSTSVLPTPGEGRSTSVPPTASDGSDTSVPPTPGEGPSTLVQPTASDRPGSSVLPNPGEGPSTLFSSSASVDRNPSKCSIVLPSPRVTKASVDSDSEGPKGAEGPLEFEVLRDCESPNSITIMGLSTSRVAITLKPQDPMEQNVAELLQFLLVKDQSKYPIRESEMREYIVKEYRNQFPEILRRAAAHLECIFRFELRELDPEAHTYILLNKLGPVPFEGLEESPNGPKMGLLMMILGQIFLNGNQAKEAEIWEMLWRMGVQRERRLSIFGNPKRLLSVEFVWQRYLDYRPVTDCKPVEYEFFWGPRSHLETTKMKILKFMAKIYNKDPMDWPEQYNEALEEDAARAFAEGWQALPHFRRPFFEEAAAEVASPDSEVSSYSSKYAPHSWPESRLESKARKLVQLFLLMDSTKLPIPKKGILYYIGRECSKVFPDLLNRAARTLNHVYGTELVVLDPRNHSYTLYNRREMEETEEIVDSPNRPGNNFLMQVLSFIFIMGNHARESAVWAFLRGLGVQSGRKHVITCRYLSQRYIDSLRVPDSDPVQYEFVWGPRARLETSKMKALRYVARIHRKEPQDWPQQYREAMEDEANRADVGHRQFFVHNFR, from the coding sequence ATGTCTCTGGTAAGCCAGAAttcgcgccgccgccgccgccgcgttGCAAAGGCCACTGCGCACAACAGCAGCTGGGACGAAATGCAGGCCCCTAATGCCCCCGGTTTCCCCGCTGATATGCCAGGCTCAGACGTCCCCCGGGGTCCCAGCGATTCCCAGATCCTTCAGGGCCTCTGTGCCTCTGAGGACCCAAGCACCTCCGTTCTGCCCACCTCCGCTGAGGGCCCAAGCACCTTTGTGCCGCCCACCATCTCTGAGGCCTCAAGCGCCTCCGGGCAGCCCACCGTCTCTGAGGGACCTGGCACCTCCCTGCTGGCCACCCCCAGTGAGGGCCTAAGCACCTCCGGGCCTCCCACCATCTCTAAGGGGCTGTGCACCTCTGTGACGCTTGCCGTCTCTGAGGGCCGGAACACCTCCAGGCCGCCCACTTCCTCTGAGGAACCGAGCACCTCCGTGCCGGCCACCCCTGGTGAGGGAACGAGCACCTCCGTGCCGCCCACAGCCTCTGAGGGACCAAGTACCTCCGTGGTGCCCACCCCTGATGAGGGACCGAGCACCTCCGTGCAGTCCACCGCTGGTGAGGGACCGAGCACCTCCGTGCCGCTCACCGCCACTGAGGGCCTGAGCACCTCCGTGCCGGACACTCCTGATGAGGGACTGAGCACCTCCGTGCCGCCCACCGCCACTGAGGGTCTGAGCACCCCCGTGCCGCCCACCCCTGATGAGGGACCGAGCACCTCCATGCCGGCCACTCCTGGTGAGGGACGGAGCACCTCCATGCTGCCCGCCGCCTCTGACGGACAAAGCATCTCCTTGGTGCCCACCCCCGGTAAGGGATCAAGCACCTCCGGGCCACCCACCGCCACCGAGGGCCTGAGCACCTCCGTGCAGCCCACTGCTGGTGAGGGACCGAGTACCTCCGTGCCGCCCACCCCTTGTGGGGGACTGAGCACCTCCGTGCCGCCCACCCCTGGCGAGGGACTGAGCACCTCTGTGCCTCCCACCGCCACTGAGGGCTTGAGCACCTCCGTGCCGCCCACTCCCGGTGAGGGACCAAGCACTTCCGTACTGCCAACCCCCGGTGAGGGACGGAGCACCTCTGTGCCGCCCACTGCCTCTGATGGATCGGACACCTCCGTGCCGCCCACTCCTGGTGAGGGCCCAAGCACCTTAGTGCAGCCCACTGCCTCTGACAGACCGGGAAGCTCCGTGCTGCCCAACCCTGGTGAGGGCCCGAGCACCTTGTTTAGCTCTAGTGCTTCTGTGGACCGGAACCCCTCCAAGTGTTCCATTGTTTTGCCAAGCCCTAGGGTAACCAAGGCCTCCGTGGACTCGGACTCTGAGGGTCCTAAGGGTGCAGAAGGCCCTCTAGAATTCGAGGTCCTGAGAGACTGTGAGAGCCCCAACTCCATTACTATTATGGGCCTCAGTACTTCCCGGGTTGCAATTACCTTGAAGCCCCAGGACCCTATGGAACAGAATGTAGCTGAGCTGTTGCAGTTCCTGCTGGTGAAGGATCAGAGCAAGTACCCTATCCGGGAGTCTGAAATGCGGGAATATATTGTTAAAGAATATCGCAACCAGTTTCCTGAGATACTCAGGCGAGCAGCAGCCCACCTGGAGTGCATTTTTCGATTTGAATTGAGAGAACTTGACCCTGAGGCACATACCTACATTCTGTTAAACAAACTGGGACCTGTGCCCTTTGAAGGGTTAGAAGAGAGCCCAAATGGGCCAAAGATGGGCCTCCTGATGATGATTCTAGGCCAAATATTCCTGAATGGCAACCAAGCCAAAGAGGCTGAGATTTGGGAAATGCTCTGGAGGATGGGGGTGCAGCGGGAAAGGAGGCTTTCCATTTTTGGGAACCCAAAGAGACTTCTGTCTGTGGAGTTTGTATGGCAGCGTTACTTAGACTACAGACCAGTAACTGACTGTAAACCAGTGGAGTATGAGTTTTTCTGGGGCCCAAGATCCCACCTAGAAACCACCAAGATGAAAATTCTGAAGTTCATGgctaaaatatataacaaagatCCTATGGATTGGCCAGAGCAATACAATGAAGCTCTGGAAGAAGATGCTGCCAGAGCCTTTGCTGAGGGTTGGCAGGCTCTCCCTCACTTTAGGAGGCCCTTTTTTGAGGAAGCTGCTGCAGAGGTAGCATCCCCTGATTCAGAGGTTTCCAGCTATTCCTCAAAATATGCCCCACATTCATGGCCTGAGTCAAGATTGGAGAGCAAGGCAAGGAAGTTGGTGCAGTTATTTCTGCTTATGGATTCAACTAAGCTGCCTATACCAAAGAAAGGAATTCTGTACTACATTGGCCGAGAGTGCAGCAAAGTGTTCCCTGACCTCCTGAATCGTGCTGCCCGCACCCTGAACCATGTCTATGGGACAGAACTAGTGGTACTTGATCCCAGGAATCACTCCTATACCCTGTACAACCGAAGAGAGATGGAAGAAACTGAGGAGATCGTAGACAGTCCAAACAGGCCTGGCAACAACTTTTTGATGCAGGTCCTAAGCTTCATCTTTATCATGGGCAACCATGCCAGGGAGTCTGCAGTCTGGGCCTTTCTGCGGGGCTTAGGGGTTCAATCTGGGAGAAAGCACGTGATTACCTGCCGATACTTGAGTCAGCGCTATATAGACAGTTTACGGGTTCCTGACAGTGATCCAGTGCAATATGAGTTTGTATGGGGTCCTAGAGCCCGTCTGGAAACCTCCAAGATGAAAGCCTTGCGATATGTGGCCAGAATCCACAGAAAGGAACCACAGGACTGGCCACAGCAGTACAGGGAGGCAATGGAAGATGAGGCCAATAGAGCTGATGTTGGGCACAGGCAATTCTTTGTTCACAACTTCAGGTAG